Proteins from a genomic interval of Drosophila melanogaster chromosome 2R:
- the Idgf6 gene encoding imaginal disc growth factor 6, isoform B: protein MIIKALAIVSLCLASIQASKVGAPQLPKKHLVCYYDSASFVKEGLGKLVIDELEPALQFCDYLVYGYAGIERDSHKAVSLNQQLDLDLGKGLYRTVTRLKRKYPNVKILLSVGGDKDIELDKDAKELPNKYLELLESPTGRTRFVNTVYSLVKTYGFDGLDVAWQFPKNKPKKVHSGIGSLWKGFKKVFSGDSIVDEKSEEHKEQFTALLRDVKNAFRPDNLLLSTTVLPNVNSSLFYDIPAVVNYLDFVNLGTFDFFTPQRNPEVADYAAPIYELSERNPEFNVAAQVKYWLRNNCPASKINVGVATYGRPWKLTDDSGDTGVPPVKDVKDEAPVGGNTQVPGIYSWPEVCALLPNQNNAYLKGANAPLIKVQDPAKRFGSYAYRAADKKGDNGIWVSFEDPDTAADKAGYVRTENLGGVALFDLSYDDFRGLCTNEKYPILRAIKYRLTN from the exons ATGATCATTAAAGCCCTAGCGATCGTTTCGCTGTGCCTGGCCAGCATTCAGGCCTCCAAGGTGGGAGCTCCGCAGTTGCCCAAGAAGCACCTGGTCTGCTACTACGATTCCGCCAGTTTCGTCAAGGAAG GTCTGGGCAAGCTGGTAATCGATGAACTGGAACCGGCTCTGCAATTCTGCGACTATCTGGTCTACGGCTATGCCGGAATCGAGCGCGATTCGCACAAGGCGGTGAGTCTGAACCAGCagttggatttggatttgggcAAGGGACTTTACCGCACGGTGACCCGCTTGAAGCGCAAGTATCCCAATGTCAAGATCCTGCTGAGTGTGGGTGGTGACAAGGACATTGAGCTGGACAAGGATGCCAAGGAGCTGCCCAACAAGTATCTCGAACTGCTCGAGAGCCCCACAGGTCGCACTCGTTTCGTGAATACCGTCTACTCGCTGGTAAAGACCTACGGATTCGATGGCTTGGATGTCGCCTGGCAGTTCCCCAAGAATAAGCCGAAGAAGGTGCACAGTGGAATTGGCAGCCTGTGGAAGGGCTTCAAGAAGGTCTTCTCCGGCGACTCGATCGTCGATGAGAAGTCCGAGGAGCACAAGGAGCAGTTCACCGCTCTACTCCGTGATGTTAAGAACGCCTTCCGTCCGGACAACCTGCTGCTCTCCACCACTGTTCTGCCCAATGTGAACTCATCCC TGTTCTACGACATTCCCGCTGTGGTCAACTATTTAGACTTTGTGAATCTGGGTACCTTCGATTTCTTTACACCCCAGCGTAATCCCGAAGTTGCCGACTATGCCGCACCCATTTATGAACTGAGCGAACGCAATCCCGAGTTCAATGTGGCTGCTCAGGTGAAGTACTGGTTGCGCAACAACTGTCCCGCCAGCAAGAtcaatgtgggcgtggccaccTACGGTCGCCCATGGAAACTGACCGATGACTCTGGCGACACTGGTGTTCCGCCGGTGAAGGACGTCAAGGACGAGGCTCCAGTGGGTGGTAACACTCAGGTGCCTGGCATTTACAGCTGGCCGGAGGTCTGCGCCCTGCTGCCCAACCAGAACAACGCCTATTTGAAGGGCGCCAATGCTCCGCTGATCAAGGTTCAGGATCCTGCCAAGCGTTTCGGCTCTTATGCCTACAGGGCAGCCGATAAAAAGGGCGACAATGGCATCTGGGTGAGCTTCGAGGATCCCGATACTGCCGCCGATAAGGCCGGCTATGTGCGCACTGAAAATCTGGGTGGAGTCGCGCTATTCGACCTGTCCTACGATGATTTCCGAGGACTCTGCACCAACGAGAAGTACCCCATCCTGAGGGCCATTAAGTATCGTCTGACCAACTAA